The Paenibacillus sp. RC334 nucleotide sequence ATCACCGCAGGAAGGAGGTAATTGCGATTTCATTCGATTTAATCGGACACTTGCGGCTGATTGACGATATGTCCCGCCCGTTACGTAAAGCGTTCGGTAATATGACGAAATTTGGTGTAGCAGCAACGGGGATTGGCGTTGCTACTACAGGGATCGCGTTCGCGGCGGACTCCATCAAAAAGGCGATGGATTTCGAGGCTCAAATGAAGACAGTACAGGCGTTAACGGGCGCGACCGATGAGCAGACGAAAGCTATGCAACAACTCGCGCTCGAACAAGGCGCTGCAACGAAATATAGCGCGCTTGAGGCCGCTCAAGGGATCGAGGAATTACTCAAAGCAGGTATGAGCGTCGAACAGGTCGGTAAGAAGGGCGGACTTAACGCGGCGCTCAACCTCGCAACAGCGGGCGGTCTCGGATTGGCAGAGGCTGCGGAGATCATGTCAACCGCGCTCAATTCTTTCAAAAAAGATGGGCTAAAGGCGGCGCAAGCTGCGGATATTCTCGCCGGTACCGCGAACGCATCCGCGACTGACGTACACGATTTGCGTTATTCCTTGGCTGCGGTTGGTTCCGTCGCTGATGGCGTAGGGATGTCGTTTGAGGATACGAATACAGCGTTAGGTCTGTTCGCGAATAACGGATTAAAGGGCGCAGACGCGGGTACATCGCTGAAGACGTTCCTGTCTAACTTGGTTCCAGCAACGGACAAGGCGTACGGCATGTTCGAAGACTTCAACCTCTTGACCGTAAATACTACGGATGCACTCGCTTTTATGAGCAAGAAGGGCATTAAGTCAACGGGTACTTCCGTCCAAGCGGTCACCAAGGACATCGAGAAATACGTCGCAGCGCAGACGGGACTCAAGGTCGGAACGTCCAAGGCCACGAAGGAAACGAAGAAATTCCTGACAGCGAGCAACCTGATTCATTCCGCTTTCTACGATAATAAGGGCGAGATTAAAGACCTAGCGCAAGTAGCGGACTTGTTAAAGAACCGATTCGGGAAGCTTACGAACGAGCAACGTCAATACTACTTGCATCAGATATTCGGGTCCGATGCGATACGTGCCGGTAATATTCTCTTCAAAGAAGGCGCGGCTGGCGTTAAGAAGTTTCAGCAGGAAATGGCGAATGTAACCGCGCTTTCAGTAGCAACTAAGAAGATGGACAGCGCAGCGGGTGCGGTCGAGCAGTTCCAGGGCGCAATCGAAACGTTGCAGATTTCCGCGTTGCTTCCTACGATGCCGATCTTAAAACGACTGGCGCAGGCGGCTTCGGAGTTTGTCGTTAAATATACACCGCGAATTACTGCCGCCATGCAACGTGCAGTCGATACGTCGAAAGCGTATTTGAAGACGCACTTTATAAACAATCCGGAGTTCAACAAGCTTCCGGATATTAAGAGTAAAATCGCGTTCGTTTTCGATGACGTTAAAAAGACTCTATCCGATTGGTGGAACGGAGGCGCGTCCGAAAAGTTTGCGCAATTCGGGAAGGACTCCGCAATGGCTATCGGAAAGAACTTTGCGAGCACGATTGTCAATAATCCGGAGTTTGCGTTTATCCTCGGTTTGTTTATCGCAGGTAAGGCACCTAACCCGATAGGGCTTACCGTAGCGTTAGGTATCGCTGCCAGTCCGTGGGTTAAGAGCACAATCGACTTTCTGCGGACAGGGTTACGTGAAGTTAGCGGCGCGGCGGGTGGAGAGCGTCTGCTGGAGTATAATGCGCAGCTTAATAGCACGCCGAAGGGAACGCCCGTAATAAAAGGACCTACGGAGCTGAAGGCACCGTCGAGTAAAGTAGACCCTAACGATACGAGCCTGTGGGCGGGTTTCCGTAGAGCGACCGGCTTTGCTGGCGGTATCGACACCGTTCCGCGTAATGACATGCCTGCGCGTCTCCACAAGGACGAAGCGGTGCTCACGAAGCACGAGGCGTCCGAGTGGCGCGACCAACAGCGCGGAAAAGGCGGAGCGGGCGGTGTCGTAATTAACATGTACGGTACGACGATACGCGAGGATGCAGATATTGATAAACTAGCGCGTCAACTAGCGTTTCAATTAGCGAGATAGGAGGCGGTGTTTTGCAGTTTTGGCTCAAGTATAACAACGGAGCGGAAGTCTTATGGCTTCCCGTCAACCCCGAGAGTATCCAAACAACGATGACCCACGGGTTTGAAGACGTTGAGATTTCGAATCTCGGCGAGTACACGATAATCGGCAATCAACGCCTCCGTGAGTTCTCGATGTCTTCATTTTTCCCGCGGGACTACAACGCGGGCTATTGTTCGTACACGAATCTGAAGGCGCCGCGCGAATATGTCGCGATAATCGAACGATGGATGCGCAGCGGTAAGCCGGCCCGGTTTATCATCACCGGAACATCCGTTAATTTCGCGGTTACTATCCGAAGTTTTGAGTACGAAGAGCGCGGCGGTGAGCCGGGCGATATCTATTATACGTTGTCGCTGAAAGAACACGTTTTTATCGACATCGCAAAGAAATCGGACAATAAAAAGCTTACGGGCTCCGCGTCGAAAACAATGCCGAAGCTTACTTCGGCGGCAAAGCGTCCGAACGCAACCGTTAAGGCAAAGTCGTATACGGTCAAGGCAGGTGACTCGCTATGGAAGATCGCGCAGCGAGCGGACGTACTTGGCAACGGCGACAGGTGGCGGGAACTGTACGCGAAGAATAAGTCCGCAATCGGGCCGAATCCAAACGTACTTAAGCCGGGGCAAAAGTTGGTGATTCCGTAATGGCTACGCAAATTAAGCTGTTATACGACGGAAAGTATTGGATCGAGCCGCTCGTCAAGTCCGCAACATGGTCTGGAGATGTAGCGCAGCCTCACCGCACGTTGTCTATCTCGTATTCCAATACACTAAATGCGGACGACAAGCGGATCGCGTTTGAACTCGGGAAGGAACTGCGTTTTTACGTAGATGATGTCGGTCTCTTCCGCGGCGTTATCTTTACGTACGATATTGACGATAGAGGTGACACGACGATTACTGCGTACGATGAAAACGTATATCTCACGAAAAATGTAGATACGCAGAAATTCGTCGGCAAGACGGCTGGTGCGATCGTGTCCTCGCTTTGTAAATCGTTTGGGATTCCGGTTGGCACCGTTGCAAACACGGGCTACGTTATCCCGAAGTTGATACTACGTGACATGTCGTTGTGGGATATGATTACGACGGCACTGACGGAAACACGTAAGCAAAATAATCGTAAATTCTTCGTTTACTCGCGCGAGGGTAAGCTTTTTTTGCGTGAGAAGAAGGACGAAATTGTCCGCTGGATGTTGGAAGATGGCGTTAACATTACGTCAGCGCGACGGTCTCAGTCGATTGAGGAGATGCGGACAGCGGTCAAGGCGCAGGGCGGCACGGACGAAAAGCCGATTACGTCTACGGCCAAGGATGCCGCGCTGATTAAAAAATACGGAATGATGCAACACGTAGAGTCCGCAGATTCGGACGCAACCGCCAGCCAGATCCAACAACTTGCGAAAGCCAAACTAAAGGAACTCGGCAAAGTCGGCGAAGACGTGTCCGTAGATGCGCTAGGCATTACGCAAGTCGTCGCGGGAACTGCCGTTTATGCCTTCGAGAGCATGACGGATATTGTTGGCGGCTATTACGTAAATGCGGATACTCATACGTTTACAAACGGTACACATATGATGTCGCTAACGTTGAGCAAAACGGACGATTTGCCGAAATTAGAATACGAAGAATCGGAACCGAAGAAAGAAGCGGCCAAGAAGAAGAAAAAGAAAGCGAAGAAAAAGACCACAAAAGCAGCTTCAGGTGGGTCAACGCTGAAAGTTCTCGATACCGTAGCGGAGATGGAGTCAATACGAGGAGGTGCGAAGAAATGATCGAACGAATAGACGGAGGCGGCGTATCGCAATTCCGCGACGTTATTAAACAGCTCGGACACAACGTAGAGGTCGATATCGAATACGCGACGATCATCGCCCCTCCGCCAGCTCTCCGCGTACAAGTCGATAACATGAAAATCGAACTCGACGGAGACGACGTAATTGTTCCGGAGCACTTGCGTGAACACACCCGGAAGGTGTCCGTTAAAGCGGTGGAGCCGACTACGCTCGAATTCAACCGCTATACTCGTGTAACGAAGGAAACGGAATCGTCTGCGCCTGTTAATTCGAAGGCGTTCAGCGACGTATTTAACTTCGGGTCATTCACGTCCGGCGAGTTCGAGATTACGTTTCACGATACGCTGAAGGCGGGCGATCGCGTGGCCGTTGCGTCGTTTGGCGCGGGACAACGTTATATCGTGTTGGGGCGGATTGGAGGTGCGGCCGATGGCGCTTAGTCCATTATCGGCGGTTGACGTTGATTTGAGCGAGGACCTTGACGTAGTTACGGAAACTGACGTGGAACCGAGCCGGACGTACGCGTTGGATTTAGATAGCGGAGCAGTCGGCGGGATAATCGACGGGCGCGAGGCAATCCGCCAGTTTATCCTCAAAGCGATATTGACGTCACGATTTCATTTCTCGATTTACGATGAGGACTACGGGTGTGAGCTCGAAGACTTGATCGGTCAAGACGTTCCGATGGAGCTGCTTGAAACGGAGATTCCCCGCGTCATAACCGAAGCACTTATTTACGATGACAGGATCGACGATGTATACGGATTTGACATAACGAAGGAGGCGGACAATTTGTTCGTCTCTTTTTACGTTGACGTGGACGGAGAGGAAATTCCGATGGAGGTGACGGTGTAATGTACGAGGATCAAACGAAAGAGGCGATATTGCAGCGGATGCTCGACGCATCTCCGGAGGATATCGACAAACGGCAGGGCTCGGTTACGAACGATTTGTTAAGTCCGCCTGCTATCGAAATGACCGGACTTTACACGGAGCTGGACACGGTCCTCACGTTGGGCTTTACGGATACAACAAGCGATGATTACCTCGACCGTCGCGCAGCCGACTATGGACTTGCGCGTAAACCTGCTGTAAAGGCGACGGGTACATTGACGTTTTCGGGACCGGATGGGACGGTTATTCCTGCGGGTACTATTACGTCAACAGGCGCGACCGTTCCGGTTTATTTTGTAACGACGGCTGACGTAACAATCGCGAGCACCAATGCAACGGTAGCAACTACAGCAGAAGAGGCGGGCGCATCCGGTAACGTAAGTATTGGCGCAGTCAATACGATGGTGGGCGATCTTGTCGGAATTGTAACGGTTACTAATCCGGTAAATTTCGAAGGCGGAGTCGATGGGGAGACGGACGGTGCGTTCAGGGATCGCTACTACGAGAGGGCTCGCCGCCCGGTCACGTCGGGCAACGCAAATCACTACAGACAGTGGGCTCGTGAAGTCCCAGGCGTTGCGGATGCGCGAGTTTATCCGGTCTGGAGCGGAGCTGGTACCGTTAAAGTCGTGTTACTCGGAGACGATAAGACCGCACCTGACGCGCCCATTATTACCGCCGCGCAGACGTATATTGATCCGACACAGGACGGGCGCGGCGAAGGGCAAGCTCCGCTCGGTGCGGTAGCTACCGTTGTAGGCGCGGAAGAGGTGCCGATTAACATCGTAGCAGACGTAGATTTAGCGCCGGGCGCTACGCTGGACGAAGTGAAAGCGTTGGTCACCGCGGGATCTCGCGCGTACCTCGAAACGCTGGCTTTCGCGGACCCGATCGTCCGTATTAATCAGATCGGCAACGTGGTCATCGACCTACCTCCGGTCAGAGATTACGCGTCACTAACGCTTAACGGTACGACCGGCAATATCATCGTCGCCGACGGACAGGTTGCGGTGCTTGGGACGGTGACAATTACGTGACGAAAACAGTAGCGGAAACTCGCCAGTTCATGCGCGACTCTCTCCCGCGTTATTACGACGAATCCCGTATCGCTGGAAACATTATCGACCGAGAAGCGGAAGAACTGGCGCGTATAAGTGCGTCCGCTTCCGACGTACTCGACCAGTTTTACATCGGCTCGGCTACGTGGGGGCTTACGCGTTGGGAACGCATATTCGGGATTACAACGGACCCAACGAAGACTTACGAGCAGCGGCGCGAGGTCTTGCGTGGTAAACTTCGCGGCGTCGGCCGAGTAAATGCGGAGTTAATTGAAAACGTTGCGTCCGCGTATGCGAACGGAGAGGTAGACGTAACACCGAATATCGCAAGTTACACGCTTACGATTACGTTCGTAGGCGTTTTTGGCGTGCCTGCGCAGATCGACATTTTGAAAGAGACGTTACGCGAGATTATCCCGGCGCATCTCGCAATCGACTACGTGTTCCGTTTTTTTACGTATGCGGAGCTGCTTGCAACGGAGAAAACGTACGGAGAGGTCACCGCAACGGGAAAAACGTACGATGACATATATAACCGGAGGTTTTAGACAATGGCAAATACGGATAAACTCGACCTGCCACTAATCGAATCGAATATGACAGCGGACGTTCCCCGCGACATGAATGCGCTGGCCGAGGCGGTGGACGCGAAGGTGGGCGTTGCGGGTGGGCTTGCGGTGCTTGGTGCGGACGGAAAGGTGCCTGCGGATCAGCTTAACGTAAAGGACCCGGTTGACGCGAGTCTAACACAAAAGGGGATCGTGCAGCTCACGAACGCCACGAATAGCACGTCTGAAACGTTAGCTCCGACGGCCAAGGCGTTGAAAACTACGTATGACTTGGCGGCGAGTGCTTACAGACATAGAGGAAACGCGCCAAACGACTGGAACACCGCAATATTATCTGGTAACTATGCCGTGGCGGTTGCTAATTGGGCGGGATATTCTAATTACCCCGCTGGATCGTACACTTACGGAAAGCTTGTTGTTCACGGGGACTATGGTTTGCGTGTTCAAATTTACTATACACACGACAACCCCGGACGTGTATACACTCGCGTATCATTTAACGATACGGATTGGAGGGCGTGGACGGAGGAAATCACGAGCAACACTGCTTCGAATTGGCAAAAGCATAAGTTGACAGGAGACGGCGGTATTAATACTCAACTCTCTGCTGGCACAGACCTCAACAATGTTATTAAAAACGGGTTTTACACTGGGGAGGGTTTGCTCAACTGTCCAATAGGCTCGGCTTTAGGTAATTGGGCATATATTGAAGTTATGGCGCTCAGTACTGATGGGGCTCACGTTATCCAGAAATTATACAGTCTATTCGGTGACGCTACGTTTTATATGCGTACGAGGAAGTCAGGCACATGGGGTCCGTGGTCACAAGACCTTTTTACGTCTGTCGTTGACGGTAAAGGCGCTGTTGCTGGCGCAATCAACGGCAAGGGCGGTAGTGCGAATGCAAGCAACTCATTCGCTGAATTGGCTGCGGCAGTAACGAATCTTCCGGTCAAAAGGTTTGCCAGCGGCACGTTCAACGGACAAAGCGCACAGGCGACGAGTAACGCTGTCGGAGTGGAAATGACCGTATCCGTTAGTCTGCCGTTTACCGTTACTCGCGTGTTTATACGTGTTGTGTTGGCTGAAACGGATGGTACGCGACATATAGACGCCATCTTAATGACTTCCAGCGTATTTAACGACAACAAGTCCGCTAAAGGCTGGCGTAATAACTACGTCAACGCCGGGTACCTTGAACCTCCGATACAAGGGTTTAGCGTAAAACTATCCGGTAGCAGGATAGACGCGTACGCCGGCGGTTCTCCAATCGCCAAAATATCCGCCTATGAATGGTGGGCTTACGAATAAAGGACGGAGGCTTAACGAATGGAACAAACGTTAATAAACGCAGCACTCAAGGACGGTATCTTCGCCGTCCTTTTTGTTGCGCTCTTTTTATATCAACTCCGCGAATCCCGGCGCATTCAGGACGACGGCAAGGCCCGTGAATCCCGCATCCAAGACGAAGCAGCCGAGCGTGAGCTTCGCATCAATTCGGAAGCGCGTGAACGAGAGGACCGCCTACTGAAACTCGCGGAGGGCATTACGAGTCAATTTGAAACGTTGGCGCAGCAGTACGAGACGCTTGCGATCGACGTTAACGATATCAAATCGGCAATTAAACGGGAGGGATAACTTAATATGGCGAACAATCTAACGCTAGAACAAGTCCGTGTCAAATCCGCGAAACGGCTCGAAGGCGTAGCGCCCGTAATCAAAGCCGCCGCCGAAGCGCTTATCGACCGTTGCTATGCGCGCGGCGTGTGGATCGTCATTACGCAGGGGTTGCGGACATATGCGGAACAAGACGCGTTGTACGCGCAAGGACGTACGGAACCCGGGCAGATCGTAACGAAAGTACGCGGAGGCTATTCGATTCACAACTTCGGATACGCGGTAGACTTTGCGCTACTACTTCGCGATGGGCGGTCCGTCTCGTGGGATACGTTGAAGGACGACGATAAGGATTCGTTACCAGACTGGGACGAGGTTGTCGAAGAAGCGAAGCGGCTTGGCTTCGAGTGGGGCGGTGATTGGCGTAAATTCGTAGATATGCCTCATTTACAGATGGTCTTCGGATTTACTACGGATCAATTCCGCGCAGGCAAGCGCCCTAGTCAGACGCAACTTAACGCAGCGTTGACGAAGATTGACGCACTTAAAACGAATAAATCGGAGGATGATGACGAGATGTCAACGGAAGAAAAAGCCGCATTTAAGGCGTTGCAGGATCGTGTAATCGCGCTGGAATCTACGAATAAGCTTGCAAAGGTGCCGGCGTGGGCGGAGCGGGCGTGTGTTAACGCAAAGGCGGCGGGGATCTTAGATACCGCAAACGACGGTTCTTACGATTTCTACCGGATGGTTACGATACTCGATCGCGCCGGTGTATTTGGCACGAAGGGAGGTGCGGCGTAATTATGAAACAACGTTTAACTAATCCGTTATTCATCGCAGCCGTCGTTGGACTTGCGTATCAAGTCCTCGAAAAGTACGGAGTTGCGCCGGATTTCGGAACGTGGCAAATCGGAGTAGACATCGTTTCGTACGCGTTAATCGGGACTGGTGTGTATTCAACGTTTAAGACGGAAGAGACAACGAAGTAAGACGAGTATATGCGGACTCATTTGCGCGATACTGCGTAGGTGGGTCCGCTTTTACATAGTTCTATAGACTTGGTAAAAAAGTTTCATTTAGAACGTACGTTCCGAAGGTATATCCTCCCAATTTGTCGAAATAGTGAGCAATTTGGGGGA carries:
- a CDS encoding DUF2634 domain-containing protein — protein: MALSPLSAVDVDLSEDLDVVTETDVEPSRTYALDLDSGAVGGIIDGREAIRQFILKAILTSRFHFSIYDEDYGCELEDLIGQDVPMELLETEIPRVITEALIYDDRIDDVYGFDITKEADNLFVSFYVDVDGEEIPMEVTV
- a CDS encoding phage tail tape measure protein, which codes for MTKFGVAATGIGVATTGIAFAADSIKKAMDFEAQMKTVQALTGATDEQTKAMQQLALEQGAATKYSALEAAQGIEELLKAGMSVEQVGKKGGLNAALNLATAGGLGLAEAAEIMSTALNSFKKDGLKAAQAADILAGTANASATDVHDLRYSLAAVGSVADGVGMSFEDTNTALGLFANNGLKGADAGTSLKTFLSNLVPATDKAYGMFEDFNLLTVNTTDALAFMSKKGIKSTGTSVQAVTKDIEKYVAAQTGLKVGTSKATKETKKFLTASNLIHSAFYDNKGEIKDLAQVADLLKNRFGKLTNEQRQYYLHQIFGSDAIRAGNILFKEGAAGVKKFQQEMANVTALSVATKKMDSAAGAVEQFQGAIETLQISALLPTMPILKRLAQAASEFVVKYTPRITAAMQRAVDTSKAYLKTHFINNPEFNKLPDIKSKIAFVFDDVKKTLSDWWNGGASEKFAQFGKDSAMAIGKNFASTIVNNPEFAFILGLFIAGKAPNPIGLTVALGIAASPWVKSTIDFLRTGLREVSGAAGGERLLEYNAQLNSTPKGTPVIKGPTELKAPSSKVDPNDTSLWAGFRRATGFAGGIDTVPRNDMPARLHKDEAVLTKHEASEWRDQQRGKGGAGGVVINMYGTTIREDADIDKLARQLAFQLAR
- a CDS encoding putative phage tail protein; the encoded protein is MTKTVAETRQFMRDSLPRYYDESRIAGNIIDREAEELARISASASDVLDQFYIGSATWGLTRWERIFGITTDPTKTYEQRREVLRGKLRGVGRVNAELIENVASAYANGEVDVTPNIASYTLTITFVGVFGVPAQIDILKETLREIIPAHLAIDYVFRFFTYAELLATEKTYGEVTATGKTYDDIYNRRF
- a CDS encoding DUF2577 domain-containing protein — its product is MIERIDGGGVSQFRDVIKQLGHNVEVDIEYATIIAPPPALRVQVDNMKIELDGDDVIVPEHLREHTRKVSVKAVEPTTLEFNRYTRVTKETESSAPVNSKAFSDVFNFGSFTSGEFEITFHDTLKAGDRVAVASFGAGQRYIVLGRIGGAADGA
- a CDS encoding LysM peptidoglycan-binding domain-containing protein, with product MQFWLKYNNGAEVLWLPVNPESIQTTMTHGFEDVEISNLGEYTIIGNQRLREFSMSSFFPRDYNAGYCSYTNLKAPREYVAIIERWMRSGKPARFIITGTSVNFAVTIRSFEYEERGGEPGDIYYTLSLKEHVFIDIAKKSDNKKLTGSASKTMPKLTSAAKRPNATVKAKSYTVKAGDSLWKIAQRADVLGNGDRWRELYAKNKSAIGPNPNVLKPGQKLVIP
- a CDS encoding M15 family metallopeptidase; the protein is MANNLTLEQVRVKSAKRLEGVAPVIKAAAEALIDRCYARGVWIVITQGLRTYAEQDALYAQGRTEPGQIVTKVRGGYSIHNFGYAVDFALLLRDGRSVSWDTLKDDDKDSLPDWDEVVEEAKRLGFEWGGDWRKFVDMPHLQMVFGFTTDQFRAGKRPSQTQLNAALTKIDALKTNKSEDDDEMSTEEKAAFKALQDRVIALESTNKLAKVPAWAERACVNAKAAGILDTANDGSYDFYRMVTILDRAGVFGTKGGAA
- a CDS encoding BhlA/UviB family holin-like peptide produces the protein MEQTLINAALKDGIFAVLFVALFLYQLRESRRIQDDGKARESRIQDEAAERELRINSEAREREDRLLKLAEGITSQFETLAQQYETLAIDVNDIKSAIKREG
- a CDS encoding baseplate J/gp47 family protein — its product is MYEDQTKEAILQRMLDASPEDIDKRQGSVTNDLLSPPAIEMTGLYTELDTVLTLGFTDTTSDDYLDRRAADYGLARKPAVKATGTLTFSGPDGTVIPAGTITSTGATVPVYFVTTADVTIASTNATVATTAEEAGASGNVSIGAVNTMVGDLVGIVTVTNPVNFEGGVDGETDGAFRDRYYERARRPVTSGNANHYRQWAREVPGVADARVYPVWSGAGTVKVVLLGDDKTAPDAPIITAAQTYIDPTQDGRGEGQAPLGAVATVVGAEEVPINIVADVDLAPGATLDEVKALVTAGSRAYLETLAFADPIVRINQIGNVVIDLPPVRDYASLTLNGTTGNIIVADGQVAVLGTVTIT
- a CDS encoding pyocin knob domain-containing protein → MANTDKLDLPLIESNMTADVPRDMNALAEAVDAKVGVAGGLAVLGADGKVPADQLNVKDPVDASLTQKGIVQLTNATNSTSETLAPTAKALKTTYDLAASAYRHRGNAPNDWNTAILSGNYAVAVANWAGYSNYPAGSYTYGKLVVHGDYGLRVQIYYTHDNPGRVYTRVSFNDTDWRAWTEEITSNTASNWQKHKLTGDGGINTQLSAGTDLNNVIKNGFYTGEGLLNCPIGSALGNWAYIEVMALSTDGAHVIQKLYSLFGDATFYMRTRKSGTWGPWSQDLFTSVVDGKGAVAGAINGKGGSANASNSFAELAAAVTNLPVKRFASGTFNGQSAQATSNAVGVEMTVSVSLPFTVTRVFIRVVLAETDGTRHIDAILMTSSVFNDNKSAKGWRNNYVNAGYLEPPIQGFSVKLSGSRIDAYAGGSPIAKISAYEWWAYE